A DNA window from Kitasatospora atroaurantiaca contains the following coding sequences:
- a CDS encoding cellulase family glycosylhydrolase, with protein sequence MNNAQQTLRRRSRLRLTAGLVVALVTAGAPAAVPAFAAPAAPGAAQPASMFVPKDPVAAVAAMQPSWNLGNTLDAIPDETSWGNPLTTKALFDRIRAEGFRSVRIPVTWSGHQSATAPYTIDPAWMARVRQVVDLALADGLYVEINVHHDSWQWINKMSTDHDNVLARFNATWQQIATAFKDEPRKLLMESINEPQFADSTDAQRTQYLRELNTSFHTIVRGSGGVNKDRLLVLPSEETNNAQHWLDDLSTTMSSLHDRNLVATVHYYSFWPFSVNVANGTTYDARTQADLTEGFARVHDTFVAKGIPVYLGEYGLLSEPNSGIVERGEMLKYYEHVNYVARANGITTALWDDANYLNRATMQWRDPALMALIKSSWRTRSGTASTDNLFLPKSGPITAQTVTLNPNGLWFAGLWQGDRPLIPFLDYTLSGDRLTLTADTLTRLAGDRAHGLNATLQVRYSDGVPWQLNVRTSEQPGLSDATGTADGITIPTRFNGDLLANVESTYADGSAAGPYGWTTYQEFNNYAADYDANTTAVKAGFIQSLKDDAPVTLTFRFWSGATVTYHVTKSGTTVTGTAS encoded by the coding sequence GTGAACAACGCGCAGCAGACCTTACGCCGGCGGAGCCGCCTCCGGCTGACGGCCGGACTCGTGGTGGCGCTGGTCACCGCCGGTGCGCCGGCCGCCGTCCCCGCCTTCGCGGCGCCGGCCGCCCCGGGCGCCGCGCAGCCCGCTAGCATGTTCGTCCCCAAGGACCCGGTAGCCGCGGTCGCCGCGATGCAGCCCAGCTGGAACCTCGGCAACACCCTGGACGCCATCCCCGACGAGACCTCCTGGGGAAACCCGCTCACCACCAAGGCCCTGTTCGACAGGATCAGGGCGGAGGGCTTCCGCAGCGTCCGGATCCCCGTCACCTGGTCCGGCCACCAGTCCGCCACCGCCCCCTACACCATCGACCCGGCGTGGATGGCGCGGGTCAGGCAGGTGGTCGACCTCGCCCTGGCGGACGGCCTCTACGTCGAGATCAACGTCCACCACGACTCGTGGCAGTGGATCAACAAGATGTCCACCGACCACGACAACGTGCTCGCCCGGTTCAACGCGACCTGGCAGCAGATCGCCACCGCCTTCAAGGACGAGCCGCGCAAGCTGCTCATGGAGAGCATCAACGAACCGCAGTTCGCCGACTCGACCGACGCCCAGAGGACCCAGTACCTGCGGGAGCTCAACACCTCGTTCCACACCATCGTCCGGGGCAGCGGCGGGGTGAACAAGGACCGCCTGCTCGTCCTGCCCTCGGAGGAGACCAACAACGCCCAGCACTGGCTCGACGACCTGTCGACCACGATGAGCTCGCTGCACGACCGCAACCTGGTGGCGACCGTCCACTACTACAGCTTCTGGCCGTTCAGCGTGAACGTCGCCAACGGCACGACCTACGACGCCAGGACCCAGGCCGACCTGACCGAGGGCTTCGCCCGGGTGCACGACACCTTCGTCGCCAAGGGCATCCCGGTCTACCTCGGCGAGTACGGCCTGCTCAGCGAGCCCAACTCCGGCATCGTCGAGCGCGGGGAGATGCTGAAGTACTACGAGCACGTCAACTACGTCGCCCGGGCCAACGGCATCACCACCGCGCTCTGGGACGACGCCAACTACCTGAACCGCGCCACCATGCAGTGGCGGGACCCCGCCCTCATGGCCCTGATCAAGTCGTCCTGGCGGACCCGCTCCGGCACCGCCTCCACCGACAACCTCTTCCTGCCGAAGTCCGGCCCCATCACGGCGCAGACCGTCACGCTGAACCCCAACGGGCTCTGGTTCGCGGGGCTCTGGCAGGGCGACCGCCCGCTGATCCCGTTCCTCGACTACACCCTCAGCGGCGACCGGCTCACGCTCACCGCGGACACCCTCACCCGGCTCGCCGGCGACCGCGCCCACGGGCTCAACGCGACCCTCCAGGTCCGGTACTCCGACGGAGTCCCCTGGCAGCTCAACGTGCGCACCTCCGAGCAACCGGGGCTGTCCGACGCCACCGGAACCGCCGACGGGATCACCATCCCGACCCGGTTCAACGGCGACCTGCTGGCCAACGTGGAGTCCACGTACGCCGACGGCAGCGCCGCCGGCCCGTACGGCTGGACCACGTACCAGGAGTTCAACAACTACGCCGCCGACTATGACGCCAACACCACCGCCGTCAAGGCCGGCTTCATCCAGTCACTGAAGGACGACGCCCCGGTGACGCTCACCTTCCGCTTCTGGAGCGGCGCGACCGTCACGTACCACGTGACCAAGTCCGGCACCACGGTGACCGGCACCGCCTCCTGA
- a CDS encoding cellulase family glycosylhydrolase: MNDAQQTTRPRGRRLHRTAALVVALATTGSLAYGTAVATPADQARTRGRAVAVPQDPMAAVAAMQPSWNLGNTLDAIPDETSWGNPLTTKATFDGLRAQGFRSVRIPVTWYPHQSATAPYTIDPAYLKRVKQVVDWALADGLYVEINVHHDSWQWIANMSTDHDNVLARFNATWQQIATAFRDEPRALLMESINEPQFNNATDAQKTQYLRELNTSFQRIVRGSGRGNKDRLLVLPSEETNNAQHWLDDLSTTINSLHDRNLVATVHYYSWYPFSVNIANGPSYDATAQKDLTEGFRRVHDTLVAKGVPVYLGEYGLLTSPYSGVVERGEMLKYFEHVNYEARANGMTTALWDAANDFLNRSTMQWQVPEMEALIKSGWRTRSGTASSDNVFVPSSGPITAQTITLNPNGLWFTGLWQGDVPLMPMRDYTLNGNQLTLTAGALTRLAGNRALGLNATLQVRYSDGVPWKLFVRSYDRPVLSGATGTADGLTIPTRFNGDLMANVESTYADGTAAGPASWTTFQSFDNYRADYGANTTTVKADFLKSLKDDAPVTLTFRFWTGATVTYHLTKSGTTVTGTAG; the protein is encoded by the coding sequence GTGAACGACGCACAGCAGACCACCCGCCCGCGCGGCCGCCGCCTCCACCGCACGGCCGCCCTCGTGGTGGCCCTTGCCACCACCGGCAGCCTCGCCTACGGCACCGCCGTCGCCACACCGGCCGACCAGGCCCGGACCCGGGGCCGGGCGGTCGCCGTCCCGCAGGACCCGATGGCCGCCGTGGCCGCGATGCAGCCGAGCTGGAACCTCGGCAACACCCTGGACGCCATCCCCGACGAGACCTCCTGGGGCAACCCGCTCACCACCAAGGCCACGTTCGACGGCCTCCGGGCCCAGGGCTTCCGCAGCGTCCGGATCCCCGTCACCTGGTACCCCCACCAGTCCGCCACCGCCCCGTACACCATCGACCCGGCGTACCTGAAGCGGGTCAAGCAGGTGGTGGACTGGGCCCTGGCGGACGGCCTCTACGTCGAGATCAACGTCCACCACGACTCCTGGCAGTGGATCGCGAACATGTCCACCGACCACGACAACGTGCTCGCCCGGTTCAACGCGACCTGGCAGCAGATCGCCACCGCCTTCCGGGACGAGCCGCGCGCGCTGCTGATGGAGAGCATCAACGAGCCGCAGTTCAACAACGCGACCGACGCCCAGAAGACCCAGTACCTGCGGGAGCTCAACACCTCGTTCCAGCGGATCGTCCGGGGCAGCGGCAGGGGGAACAAGGACCGCCTGCTCGTCCTGCCCTCGGAGGAGACCAACAACGCCCAGCACTGGCTCGACGACCTGTCGACGACGATCAACTCGCTGCACGACCGCAACCTGGTGGCGACCGTGCACTACTACAGCTGGTACCCGTTCAGCGTGAACATCGCCAACGGCCCGAGCTACGACGCCACGGCGCAGAAGGACCTGACCGAGGGCTTCCGCCGGGTGCACGACACCCTCGTCGCCAAGGGCGTCCCCGTCTACCTCGGCGAGTACGGCCTGCTCACCTCGCCCTACTCGGGCGTCGTCGAGCGCGGCGAGATGCTCAAGTACTTCGAGCACGTCAACTACGAGGCCCGGGCCAACGGCATGACCACCGCACTCTGGGACGCCGCCAACGACTTCCTGAACCGCAGCACCATGCAGTGGCAGGTCCCCGAGATGGAGGCCCTGATCAAGTCGGGCTGGCGGACCCGCTCGGGCACCGCCTCCAGCGACAACGTCTTCGTGCCGAGCTCCGGCCCCATCACGGCGCAGACCATCACGCTGAACCCCAACGGGCTCTGGTTCACCGGGCTCTGGCAGGGCGACGTCCCGCTGATGCCGATGCGCGACTACACCCTCAACGGCAACCAGCTCACGCTGACCGCGGGGGCCCTCACCCGGCTCGCCGGCAACCGGGCCCTCGGGCTCAACGCGACCCTCCAGGTCCGGTACTCCGACGGAGTCCCCTGGAAGCTCTTCGTGCGCTCGTACGACAGGCCGGTCCTCTCCGGCGCCACCGGAACGGCCGACGGGCTCACCATCCCGACCCGGTTCAACGGCGATCTGATGGCCAACGTGGAGTCCACCTACGCCGACGGCACGGCCGCCGGGCCGGCCTCCTGGACCACCTTCCAGTCGTTCGACAACTACCGCGCCGACTACGGCGCCAACACCACCACCGTCAAGGCCGACTTCCTCAAGTCGCTGAAGGACGACGCCCCGGTGACGCTCACCTTCCGCTTCTGGACCGGCGCCACCGTCACCTACCACCTGACCAAGTCCGGCACCACGGTCACCGGCACCGCCGGCTGA
- a CDS encoding cellulose binding domain-containing protein, whose product MRRSVQSCHGRAIAVAAALALAATGAIAAVAPPAVAANSVSVSVDAALQLATVPATGVGVNIPVYDANMNSAATPGLLSTAGFNTVRYPGGSHSDVYHWQTGTAEAGAYVAPNTGFDAFMGTVRAAGAQPIITANYGSGTPQEAADWVRYANVTKGYGVKYWEIGNEVYGNGEYSNGNGWEYDTHSSKSATTYANNLVQYVSAMKAVDPGIKIGAVLTTPGYWPDGIVGPGDTMDWNHTVLSIAGSKIDFAIVHAYPTSTSPADLLTKPQAQNPAIAGAVRSLINQYAGTNAPNVGIAVTEANAQAYLDTSPNGLFAPDNYLTWIENGAFNVDWWDLRNGTDCTKVTTVEGATDYNDGGMVSSGAGCEPTVNTPFPAYYGTQMISKLGAPGDTLVKAASSSSLLSAHAVRKANGDVTVMLINKDPNNAATVSLSYTGFTPSSATPTVYSYLKNGHSIGSAQSGSTTAQTVPAYGITVVQMHPTSAPCRVVYNKNEWPGGMVGTVTVVNNSLGQVNGWSLGFTFPGDNAITNTWSASVSQSGTSVNAANVWYDAAVPQGGSVQWGFNATWSRSDANPSAFWFNGASCAIG is encoded by the coding sequence ATGAGAAGGTCAGTCCAGTCCTGTCATGGGCGCGCCATAGCCGTCGCGGCGGCCCTCGCGCTCGCCGCCACCGGCGCGATCGCCGCCGTCGCACCGCCCGCCGTCGCCGCGAACTCCGTGTCGGTGTCCGTCGACGCCGCCCTGCAGCTCGCCACCGTCCCCGCCACCGGCGTCGGCGTGAACATCCCGGTCTACGACGCCAACATGAACTCCGCCGCCACCCCCGGCCTGCTCAGCACGGCCGGCTTCAACACCGTCCGCTACCCCGGCGGCAGCCACTCCGACGTCTACCACTGGCAGACCGGCACCGCCGAGGCCGGTGCGTACGTTGCCCCGAACACCGGCTTCGACGCCTTCATGGGCACCGTGCGCGCCGCCGGAGCGCAGCCGATCATCACCGCCAACTACGGGTCCGGCACCCCCCAGGAGGCCGCCGACTGGGTCCGGTACGCCAACGTCACCAAGGGCTACGGCGTCAAGTACTGGGAGATCGGCAACGAGGTCTACGGCAACGGCGAGTACAGCAACGGCAACGGCTGGGAGTACGACACCCACAGCAGCAAGAGCGCCACGACCTACGCCAACAACCTGGTGCAGTACGTCTCGGCGATGAAGGCGGTCGACCCGGGCATCAAGATCGGCGCCGTGCTGACCACCCCCGGTTACTGGCCGGACGGCATCGTCGGCCCGGGCGACACCATGGACTGGAACCACACCGTCCTGTCGATCGCCGGCTCGAAGATCGACTTCGCCATCGTGCACGCCTACCCGACCAGCACCAGCCCGGCCGACCTGCTCACCAAGCCGCAGGCCCAGAACCCGGCCATCGCCGGCGCCGTGCGCTCGCTGATCAACCAGTACGCCGGAACCAACGCCCCCAACGTCGGCATCGCGGTGACCGAGGCGAACGCCCAGGCGTACCTGGACACCTCCCCGAACGGCCTGTTCGCGCCGGACAACTACCTCACCTGGATCGAGAACGGCGCGTTCAACGTCGACTGGTGGGACCTGCGCAACGGCACCGACTGCACCAAGGTGACCACCGTCGAGGGCGCCACCGACTACAACGACGGCGGCATGGTCTCCAGCGGCGCCGGCTGCGAGCCGACCGTCAACACGCCCTTCCCCGCCTACTACGGCACCCAGATGATCTCCAAGCTGGGCGCGCCCGGGGACACACTGGTCAAGGCCGCCAGCTCGTCCTCGCTGCTCTCCGCACACGCCGTGCGGAAGGCCAACGGCGACGTGACCGTCATGCTGATCAACAAGGACCCGAACAACGCCGCCACGGTCAGCCTGTCGTACACCGGCTTCACCCCGTCCTCCGCCACCCCGACCGTCTACTCGTACCTGAAGAACGGTCACTCGATCGGCTCGGCCCAGTCCGGCAGCACCACCGCCCAGACCGTGCCGGCCTACGGGATCACCGTGGTGCAGATGCACCCGACCAGCGCGCCCTGCCGGGTCGTCTACAACAAGAACGAGTGGCCGGGCGGCATGGTCGGCACCGTCACCGTCGTCAACAACAGCCTCGGCCAGGTCAACGGCTGGAGCCTCGGCTTCACCTTCCCCGGCGACAACGCCATCACCAACACCTGGAGCGCCTCGGTGTCGCAGAGCGGCACGAGCGTCAACGCCGCGAACGTGTGGTACGACGCCGCCGTCCCGCAGGGCGGGAGCGTCCAGTGGGGCTTCAACGCCACCTGGTCCAGGAGCGACGCCAATCCCTCCGCCTTCTGGTTCAACGGCGCCTCCTGCGCGATCGGATGA
- a CDS encoding glycoside hydrolase family 43 protein, with product MSEQIQPSGTVPNPVIPGFHPDPSVCRVGDDYYLVCSSFEYFPGIPVFHSRDLVNWTQIGNALDRPSQLRLPRDMPSSGGIYAPTLRHHDGRFWLIVTNVGDGGNMLFTATDPAGPWSDPVRLPGVPGIDPDLAWDEDGTCWCTVAGVSQVRLDPTTGETLGEPYRIWSGTPGSMAPEAPHLYRIGDYWYLMIAEGGTERGHGVSIARGLTPSGPFEPCPANPVLTHRGTASPIQNTGHADLVQAPDGSWWMVLLAVRPRGGTPGWYVLGRETFLAPVEWVDGWPVVGEVTAELPTPAWPLHSAPAVPARDDFDQAELHPRWISVRERPEGSCTTKERSGWLTLRAAGASLDETDTVFVGRRQQHLACRASTLIDPADGRGGLAVRLDEEHHYEIEAADGVVKVFARIGPLRTEVATRPVPAGAVVLGVEIVPRPTRGPRTGPDDVIFGIEDPDGTFTVLAGLDGRYLSTEVAGGFTGRVIGVYAAAGTVHFDRFDYEPLPLP from the coding sequence GTGTCAGAGCAGATCCAGCCGTCCGGCACCGTCCCCAACCCGGTGATCCCCGGCTTCCACCCCGACCCCAGCGTCTGCCGCGTGGGCGACGACTACTACCTGGTGTGCTCCAGCTTCGAGTACTTCCCCGGCATCCCGGTCTTCCACAGCCGGGACCTGGTGAACTGGACGCAGATCGGCAACGCCCTCGACCGGCCGAGCCAGCTGCGCCTGCCGCGCGACATGCCGTCCTCCGGCGGCATCTACGCGCCGACCCTGCGCCACCACGACGGCCGCTTCTGGCTGATCGTCACCAACGTCGGCGACGGCGGCAACATGCTCTTCACCGCCACCGACCCGGCCGGACCCTGGTCCGACCCGGTCCGGCTGCCCGGGGTTCCCGGGATCGACCCCGACCTCGCCTGGGACGAGGACGGCACTTGCTGGTGCACCGTCGCCGGCGTCTCCCAGGTCCGCCTCGACCCGACGACCGGCGAGACCCTCGGCGAGCCGTACCGGATCTGGTCCGGCACCCCCGGCTCAATGGCCCCCGAGGCCCCCCACCTGTACCGGATCGGCGACTACTGGTACCTGATGATCGCCGAGGGCGGCACCGAACGCGGCCACGGCGTCTCCATCGCCCGCGGCCTGACGCCCTCCGGCCCGTTCGAGCCGTGCCCGGCGAACCCGGTCCTGACCCACCGCGGCACCGCCAGTCCCATCCAGAACACCGGGCACGCCGACCTCGTCCAGGCGCCCGACGGCTCCTGGTGGATGGTGCTGCTCGCGGTCCGGCCGCGCGGCGGCACTCCCGGCTGGTACGTCCTCGGCCGGGAGACCTTCCTCGCCCCCGTCGAGTGGGTGGACGGTTGGCCGGTCGTCGGCGAGGTCACCGCCGAACTGCCCACGCCCGCCTGGCCGCTGCACTCCGCCCCCGCCGTGCCGGCCCGGGACGACTTCGACCAGGCCGAGCTGCACCCCCGGTGGATCTCGGTCCGCGAGCGCCCGGAGGGCTCGTGCACCACGAAGGAACGATCCGGCTGGCTCACCCTGCGCGCCGCCGGCGCCTCCCTGGACGAGACCGACACGGTGTTCGTGGGCCGCCGCCAGCAGCACCTCGCCTGCCGCGCGAGCACCCTGATCGATCCCGCCGACGGCCGCGGCGGCCTGGCCGTCCGCCTGGACGAGGAGCACCACTACGAGATCGAGGCGGCCGACGGCGTAGTGAAGGTGTTCGCCCGGATCGGCCCGCTGCGCACCGAGGTCGCCACCCGGCCGGTGCCCGCCGGAGCGGTGGTGCTCGGGGTCGAGATCGTCCCGCGGCCGACGCGCGGCCCGCGCACCGGACCTGACGACGTCATCTTCGGCATCGAGGATCCCGACGGCACCTTCACCGTGCTCGCCGGCCTCGACGGCCGCTACCTGTCCACCGAGGTGGCCGGCGGTTTCACCGGCCGGGTCATCGGCGTGTACGCCGCGGCCGGCACCGTCCACTTCGACCGGTTCGACTACGAGCCGCTCCCGCTGCCCTGA
- a CDS encoding glycoside hydrolase family 36 protein has translation MTDPLETIRWGHAALELEIALDEPGPPRLVRIGAPGEKTAAPRPAAPLPLVEVTTAGLGRYWSGRHLVNTVLGSRLRHRSHHAIRDGDWHVLTVDLHEPETGLTAQAVYRSPDGLPVLRSEVLLRNEGDRTLHLESVGSLVAGCLTGGDPAALDGAELLWAENEWFAECRWQRRPLRVSSPERGGRFHTTAGRSTRVVAGQGVWSSCGRLPMGGLTERESGRTWLWQIEHNGGGWRWECGVRDDTAYAALYGPNAADHGWRHPLEPGTEFRTVPVALALAAEGGPDGAFAALTSYRRATRRPHPDHRRLPVIFNDYMNCLMGDPTTAKLLPLVEAAAEAGAEYFVIDAGWYDDGDNWWSSVGAWEPSASRFPGPNGIHEVLDRIRERGMVPGLWLEPEAVGTNSPVAASLPEEAFFRRDDRRVEEGGGRYHLDLRHPAARAHLDGVVDRLVGEWGIGYLKLDHNTDPGSGTSSHPAEAPAAGLLGHNRAQLDWLDGILDRYPDLVLENCASGGMRMDYALLSRLQLQSTSDQQDLLRYAPIAAAAPTAVTPEQGAVWAYPLPEDSLDEVAFTMASALLGRIHLSGRLTELSPEARDLVHEAVAVHKSIRADLREAVPAWPLGLPNWEDPWITLALRTPDTTYVTAWRRTGEETVRDLDLPHLAGADVHVEVLYPASSRAGTVWRPDAAELALTLPAAPSAVLLRLTRTSPERS, from the coding sequence GGCCGCCACCTCGTCAACACCGTCCTCGGCTCGCGGCTGCGCCACCGCTCCCACCACGCGATTAGGGACGGCGACTGGCACGTACTCACCGTCGACCTCCACGAGCCCGAGACCGGCCTGACCGCCCAGGCGGTCTACCGGTCCCCGGACGGCCTGCCGGTGCTGCGCAGCGAAGTCCTGCTGCGCAACGAAGGGGATCGGACTCTCCACCTGGAGTCGGTCGGGTCGCTCGTCGCGGGCTGCCTCACCGGGGGCGACCCGGCGGCCCTGGACGGCGCGGAGCTGTTGTGGGCGGAGAACGAATGGTTCGCCGAATGCCGCTGGCAGCGCCGGCCGCTGCGGGTGTCCTCGCCCGAGCGGGGCGGCCGCTTCCACACCACAGCCGGCCGCAGCACCCGCGTCGTCGCCGGTCAGGGCGTGTGGTCCAGCTGCGGCCGGCTGCCGATGGGCGGCCTGACGGAACGCGAGTCCGGCCGTACCTGGCTGTGGCAGATCGAGCACAACGGCGGCGGCTGGCGCTGGGAGTGCGGCGTGCGCGACGACACCGCGTACGCGGCACTGTACGGCCCGAACGCCGCCGACCACGGCTGGCGCCACCCGCTGGAGCCCGGCACCGAGTTCCGCACCGTGCCGGTGGCCCTGGCGCTGGCTGCGGAGGGCGGCCCCGACGGAGCCTTCGCCGCCCTCACCAGCTACCGCCGCGCCACCCGCCGACCGCACCCCGACCACCGCCGACTGCCGGTGATCTTCAACGACTACATGAACTGCCTGATGGGCGACCCCACCACGGCCAAGCTGCTGCCGCTGGTCGAAGCCGCCGCCGAGGCCGGCGCGGAGTACTTCGTCATCGACGCCGGCTGGTACGACGACGGCGACAACTGGTGGAGCTCCGTCGGCGCCTGGGAGCCGTCAGCCTCCCGGTTCCCCGGCCCGAACGGGATCCACGAGGTGCTGGACCGCATCCGGGAGCGGGGCATGGTCCCCGGCCTGTGGCTGGAGCCCGAGGCGGTCGGGACGAACAGTCCGGTGGCCGCCTCCCTGCCGGAGGAGGCGTTCTTCCGCCGCGACGATCGGCGCGTGGAGGAGGGCGGTGGCCGCTACCACCTCGACCTGCGTCACCCGGCCGCCCGGGCCCACCTGGACGGCGTGGTGGACCGCCTGGTCGGCGAGTGGGGCATCGGCTACCTCAAGCTCGACCACAACACCGACCCCGGGTCCGGCACCAGCAGCCACCCGGCCGAGGCCCCGGCGGCCGGCCTGCTCGGCCACAACCGGGCCCAGCTCGACTGGCTGGACGGCATCCTGGACCGGTACCCGGACCTGGTGCTCGAGAACTGCGCCTCCGGCGGCATGCGGATGGACTACGCCCTGCTCTCCCGGCTCCAGCTGCAGTCCACCAGCGACCAGCAGGACCTGCTGCGCTACGCCCCGATCGCGGCGGCGGCCCCCACCGCCGTCACCCCCGAGCAGGGCGCCGTCTGGGCGTACCCGCTGCCCGAGGACTCCCTCGACGAGGTCGCCTTCACCATGGCGAGCGCGCTCCTCGGCCGCATCCACCTCTCCGGCCGCCTCACCGAACTCTCCCCGGAAGCCCGGGACCTGGTCCACGAGGCGGTGGCCGTCCACAAGTCGATCCGCGCCGATCTCCGCGAGGCGGTGCCCGCCTGGCCGCTCGGGCTCCCCAACTGGGAGGACCCGTGGATCACCCTGGCGCTGCGCACCCCGGACACCACCTACGTCACCGCCTGGCGGCGCACCGGCGAGGAGACCGTCAGGGACCTCGACCTGCCCCACCTGGCCGGTGCGGACGTCCACGTCGAGGTGCTCTACCCGGCCTCCAGCCGGGCCGGCACTGTCTGGAGGCCGGATGCCGCCGAACTCGCTCTGACCCTCCCGGCGGCGCCGTCCGCCGTCCTGCTGCGCCTCACCAGGACCTCTCCCGAACGGAGTTGA